One part of the Chryseobacterium mulctrae genome encodes these proteins:
- a CDS encoding recombinase family protein — protein sequence MKVADLYIRVSTDEQADKGYSQRDQEERLRKHCSSLNITIDKIIYEDHSAKTFERPEWKKYLFSIRKGRGSRQNKFLFFTKWDRFSRNTSEAYQMISNLNKLCITPQAIEQPLDLRVPENKLLLAIYLSTPEVENDRRALNVTYGMRRAIKEGRMMGIAPYGYINRCTQDGRKYVAVKEPEATNMIWAFKQVAKGHLPTAVILKEMNRREGRKLTKNSFMDGLRNIAYCGKLFLKAYNDEEEKIVEGKHEALISEELFMKVQRVLHRKSNKDAFLPAGRIINEERYPLRGLLLCPQCNKTLTASSAKGRSKHYYYYHCTTSCGFRHNSEIVNDLFVEELSKFRFSIGAEKILKTILEQNFSIVSNGLNDERKVLQNKLNAIEGRIDKARDMYLEDKLDEEDFKRIKMKYKVEIEDINFKLNSLKNSGHTDDIEKKMTQALNAIVNISERYNNASTIDKRAIVGLIYPEKLTFDGEYFQTTKINSLAGNIALINRELGNKKNRQRSEKTSNVGLVNSTGFKPVTF from the coding sequence ATGAAAGTTGCTGATTTATATATTCGCGTGTCAACTGACGAACAAGCAGATAAAGGGTATTCACAACGTGATCAGGAAGAGCGTTTACGCAAACATTGTTCTTCTCTGAACATAACGATTGATAAAATTATTTATGAAGATCATTCTGCCAAAACTTTTGAGAGGCCTGAATGGAAAAAATACCTTTTTAGTATTAGAAAAGGAAGAGGTTCTAGACAAAACAAATTCTTATTTTTCACAAAATGGGATCGATTTAGCCGTAATACCAGTGAGGCTTATCAGATGATATCCAACCTTAATAAATTGTGTATTACGCCTCAGGCTATTGAACAACCATTAGATTTACGTGTACCCGAAAATAAACTTTTGTTAGCAATATATTTATCAACGCCTGAGGTGGAAAATGACAGGAGGGCATTGAATGTGACGTATGGGATGAGAAGAGCGATTAAAGAGGGTAGAATGATGGGTATCGCTCCATATGGCTATATTAACAGATGTACACAGGACGGCCGTAAGTATGTAGCGGTTAAAGAACCTGAAGCAACAAACATGATATGGGCCTTTAAGCAGGTGGCGAAAGGACATCTACCTACAGCAGTTATTTTAAAAGAAATGAACAGGAGAGAAGGCAGAAAGCTGACAAAAAATTCATTTATGGATGGTTTGAGAAATATAGCGTACTGCGGAAAATTATTTCTAAAGGCATATAACGATGAGGAGGAAAAAATTGTTGAAGGAAAACATGAAGCACTGATCTCTGAAGAACTTTTCATGAAAGTTCAAAGGGTTCTTCATCGTAAGAGTAATAAGGATGCTTTCTTACCAGCAGGAAGGATAATAAATGAAGAACGTTATCCTTTGAGGGGATTACTATTATGCCCACAATGCAATAAAACTCTTACTGCCAGTAGTGCTAAGGGAAGAAGCAAGCATTACTATTATTACCATTGTACAACCTCATGTGGTTTCAGGCATAATTCTGAAATAGTTAATGATCTTTTTGTCGAAGAATTATCAAAATTTAGATTCAGCATCGGTGCTGAGAAAATATTGAAAACAATTTTAGAACAGAACTTTTCAATAGTTTCAAATGGTCTAAATGATGAGAGAAAGGTTTTGCAAAATAAACTTAATGCTATTGAAGGAAGAATTGACAAAGCAAGAGATATGTATCTTGAAGATAAATTGGATGAAGAAGATTTTAAGAGAATTAAAATGAAGTATAAAGTGGAAATTGAAGATATCAACTTTAAATTAAATTCATTAAAAAATTCTGGTCATACTGATGATATTGAGAAGAAGATGACTCAAGCATTAAATGCCATTGTCAACATCTCTGAAAGATATAATAACGCAAGTACAATTGACAAGCGCGCAATTGTTGGTTTGATATATCCTGAAAAGTTAACTTTCGACGGTGAGTATTTTCAAACCACAAAAATCAACAGTCTTGCTGGTAATATCGCCTTGATTAACAGAGAGTTAGGAAATAAAAAAAACCGACAAAGAAGTGAAAAAACTTCAAATGTCGGTCTTGTGAACTCGACAGGATTCAAACCTGTAACCTTCTGA
- a CDS encoding ABC transporter substrate-binding protein — MKANFLLIIAFLFLTNCKREQKISSSDWEVISERLQFKDDGGKLDLKSGNFTYNFEKNKVPFRKIILLNASLMGFVSELEAENLVIGIASPEYIYSEKIDQLLKSGKIQNVGNEQKYDVEKIISMKPDAIFTNYIASFDNTYQLLKNNNIQVIFLDEYMEQSPMVKTSYIKLFGKLLGKEKEAEEKFNQIQNGYNDLKALASKATLKPNVLANEMYGDIWYMPGGKTFTANYVADANANYILKDNTEEKAVTMSFEEVFAKSKNIQFWVNAGNHLSKKDMLNINPFYGKLEVFNKGKIYGISGKEKQKANDFFESGVVHSDLVLKDYIKIFHPELLPDYHLTYMNELQ; from the coding sequence ATGAAAGCAAATTTTTTACTGATAATCGCGTTTTTATTTCTAACCAACTGTAAAAGAGAACAAAAAATATCGTCTTCAGATTGGGAAGTAATCTCCGAAAGACTGCAATTTAAAGATGATGGCGGGAAATTAGACTTAAAATCGGGAAATTTTACTTATAATTTTGAAAAAAATAAAGTTCCTTTTCGTAAAATTATACTTTTGAATGCAAGTTTGATGGGTTTTGTTTCTGAACTGGAAGCCGAAAATTTGGTAATCGGAATTGCAAGTCCGGAATATATTTATTCAGAAAAAATTGATCAATTATTAAAATCAGGAAAAATTCAAAACGTCGGGAACGAACAGAAATATGATGTAGAAAAAATAATTTCGATGAAACCGGATGCTATTTTTACCAATTATATTGCAAGTTTTGATAATACCTACCAACTTTTGAAAAACAATAATATTCAGGTGATTTTTTTAGATGAATATATGGAGCAAAGCCCGATGGTAAAGACTTCTTATATTAAATTATTCGGAAAGCTTTTAGGAAAAGAAAAAGAGGCTGAAGAGAAATTTAATCAAATTCAGAACGGTTATAATGATTTAAAAGCATTAGCTTCAAAAGCAACTTTAAAACCCAATGTTTTGGCGAATGAAATGTATGGCGATATTTGGTATATGCCTGGTGGAAAAACCTTTACAGCTAATTATGTCGCTGATGCAAATGCTAATTATATTTTAAAAGATAATACAGAAGAAAAAGCTGTAACGATGAGCTTTGAAGAAGTTTTTGCTAAGTCTAAAAATATTCAGTTTTGGGTAAATGCGGGAAATCATTTATCTAAAAAAGATATGCTCAATATCAATCCTTTTTATGGGAAACTGGAAGTATTTAATAAAGGGAAAATCTATGGAATTTCAGGAAAAGAAAAACAGAAAGCCAATGATTTTTTTGAAAGTGGAGTGGTGCACTCAGATTTGGTTCTAAAAGATTATATCAAAATATTCCATCCTGAACTTTTACCGGATTATCACCTGACTTACATGAACGAATTGCAGTAA
- the mtgA gene encoding monofunctional biosynthetic peptidoglycan transglycosylase, which translates to MWKKIKQFIFIVLILNVVFIVWGRFFNPPITITQIGGLFEYGKLHRDYISYDEMGANVKKAVIASEDQKFFNHNGFDYTAIEKAMKNNEKGKKLRGGSTISQQTAKNIFLWQGRSWVRKGLEAVYTFIIEKVWSKDIILERYLNSIEMGQGVFGVEAAAQYYFGKPSKDLNTSEAAWIAAVLPNPKKYDPKNPSAYLRKKHNWIMRQMRNVSLK; encoded by the coding sequence ATGTGGAAAAAAATAAAACAATTTATTTTTATTGTTCTGATTCTGAATGTAGTTTTCATTGTTTGGGGAAGATTTTTCAATCCACCCATTACGATTACACAGATCGGTGGTCTTTTTGAATACGGAAAATTGCACCGTGACTATATTTCTTACGATGAAATGGGAGCTAATGTAAAAAAAGCGGTCATTGCTTCAGAAGATCAGAAGTTTTTTAATCACAATGGTTTCGATTATACAGCAATCGAAAAAGCCATGAAAAATAATGAAAAAGGCAAAAAACTGAGAGGCGGAAGTACAATCTCTCAGCAAACCGCTAAAAATATTTTCCTTTGGCAAGGCAGAAGTTGGGTAAGAAAAGGGCTTGAAGCTGTTTATACTTTCATTATTGAAAAAGTTTGGTCTAAAGATATTATCCTTGAAAGATACCTGAATTCTATTGAAATGGGACAGGGCGTTTTCGGTGTGGAAGCTGCTGCGCAGTACTATTTTGGGAAACCTTCCAAAGATCTTAATACTTCGGAAGCAGCATGGATTGCCGCTGTTTTACCCAACCCTAAAAAATACGATCCTAAAAATCCATCCGCTTATTTAAGGAAGAAACACAACTGGATTATGAGACAAATGAGGAATGTAAGTTTGAAATAG
- a CDS encoding recombinase has product MKLLSSSTKNFESVLKKYFSFKNETVSLEPLAEFLEAIKKTDFKNVLNFLKSNPNSAVHFKHYIYNVFEERPFNLSLTEANILSENAFFPELKKRILNKVLPPVENEKTVWYLIDNVSFRPKDDLEYLHNIPEDEVNEFLNILGISDFIEKPNVKRELIFSMNILSWRVTGMALEVDVVRMAPEYRNFDNPFLALQNELEALAEEFKINPEIQLHSKDSRYKQIKIYAEQCQDFVNIAFKNSSKYGISGKINQSLLKIRQQTQRISEIVNLLIIDQSEDVVIKSKQLIFNILSYKSHKNNISDLINDSTRLISHLITNHTAETGSHYITSSRKQYMKMFYKASGGGIIVGALCVLKMLYGFMPGSDFFHAFLYSLNYAMGFVMIYLMGFTLATKQPAMTAATMTKVLSEQESTKNNYTEFADLVSKLFRSQFIAFVGNVLLSFPIALLIIYGLDVFFSQNLAVEKSDKLLKDLDPFESKAILHACIAGFYLFISGIISGNIGNNSVFYQIPDRIAKNLPIRRMFGVRFAKSLSKYYAKNWAGIISNFWFGVFLGATAPVGLFFGLDLDIRHITFAAGNFAIGLYGKDFIVGSSVFWTSFITVFIIGFFNFLVSFSLSMFLAFRSRKMNFGEVREIYRAIYRYFLRNPLKFFIPLRSSFDMKSDQLVQSSMPTKSEDR; this is encoded by the coding sequence ATGAAACTGTTGAGTTCAAGTACAAAAAATTTCGAATCTGTCCTTAAAAAGTATTTTTCTTTTAAGAATGAGACTGTTTCGTTGGAGCCTTTAGCTGAGTTTTTAGAGGCAATAAAAAAGACGGATTTTAAGAACGTTCTTAATTTTTTAAAATCAAACCCAAACTCTGCAGTTCATTTCAAACATTATATTTACAACGTTTTTGAAGAAAGACCTTTCAATCTTTCTTTAACGGAAGCCAATATTCTTTCAGAAAATGCCTTCTTCCCCGAACTCAAAAAAAGAATCTTAAATAAGGTTTTACCACCCGTAGAAAACGAAAAAACAGTTTGGTATCTTATTGATAATGTTAGTTTCAGACCAAAAGACGATCTTGAATATTTACATAATATTCCTGAAGATGAGGTGAATGAGTTTCTGAATATTTTAGGGATTTCAGATTTCATTGAGAAACCAAATGTAAAAAGAGAACTGATATTTTCAATGAATATCCTTTCGTGGCGCGTTACCGGGATGGCTCTTGAAGTTGATGTGGTAAGAATGGCTCCTGAATACAGGAATTTCGATAATCCATTTTTGGCATTGCAGAATGAACTTGAAGCTTTGGCGGAAGAATTTAAAATCAATCCTGAAATTCAGCTTCATTCAAAAGACAGCCGTTATAAGCAGATTAAAATTTATGCGGAACAATGTCAGGATTTCGTTAATATAGCCTTTAAAAACTCTTCTAAATACGGTATTTCAGGGAAAATTAATCAATCTCTGCTTAAGATTCGTCAACAGACCCAGAGAATTTCTGAGATTGTCAATTTATTAATTATCGATCAGTCTGAAGATGTTGTTATTAAGTCTAAACAGTTGATTTTTAATATTCTAAGCTATAAATCTCACAAGAATAATATTTCAGATCTTATCAACGACAGTACGCGTTTGATTTCACACTTGATTACCAATCATACTGCAGAAACCGGAAGTCATTACATCACGTCAAGCCGCAAACAGTACATGAAAATGTTCTACAAAGCAAGCGGTGGAGGGATTATCGTTGGTGCATTATGCGTTTTAAAAATGCTGTACGGTTTTATGCCCGGAAGCGATTTTTTCCATGCGTTTTTGTATTCATTAAACTATGCAATGGGATTTGTGATGATTTATCTGATGGGCTTTACTTTGGCAACAAAACAACCTGCAATGACCGCTGCAACGATGACCAAAGTTTTGTCTGAACAGGAAAGTACCAAAAATAATTATACCGAATTTGCTGATTTGGTTTCAAAATTATTCCGAAGTCAGTTTATTGCTTTTGTAGGAAATGTACTTCTTTCTTTCCCGATTGCATTGCTGATTATTTATGGTTTGGATGTTTTCTTTTCGCAAAATTTGGCGGTGGAAAAGTCAGATAAATTGTTGAAAGATCTTGATCCTTTTGAATCTAAAGCTATTTTACACGCTTGTATTGCAGGTTTTTATCTTTTTATTTCAGGAATTATTTCAGGTAATATTGGGAATAACTCGGTGTTTTATCAGATTCCGGATCGAATTGCCAAAAACCTTCCAATTAGAAGGATGTTTGGAGTTCGTTTTGCGAAAAGTCTTTCGAAATATTATGCTAAAAACTGGGCAGGAATTATTTCTAATTTCTGGTTTGGAGTTTTTCTTGGGGCAACAGCACCGGTCGGCTTATTTTTCGGTCTCGATTTAGATATTCGTCACATCACTTTTGCTGCCGGAAACTTCGCAATTGGTTTGTACGGAAAAGATTTCATTGTAGGTTCATCAGTTTTTTGGACATCATTTATCACCGTTTTTATCATTGGATTCTTCAATTTCCTGGTAAGCTTCAGTTTGTCGATGTTCTTGGCATTCCGTTCAAGAAAAATGAATTTTGGTGAAGTAAGAGAGATTTATAGAGCAATTTACAGATACTTCTTAAGAAATCCTTTGAAATTTTTTATTCCGCTTCGTTCAAGCTTTGATATGAAATCTGATCAGTTAGTGCAAAGTTCAATGCCTACAAAATCTGAAGATCGATAA
- the recF gene encoding DNA replication/repair protein RecF (All proteins in this family for which functions are known are DNA-binding proteins that assist the filamentation of RecA onto DNA for the initiation of recombination or recombinational repair.), producing MIINKLTLYNFKNHSEKKFEFSPQINCFVGNNGVGKTNILDALHYLSVGKSFLGNTDINNIKKDEDFFTLDAEIQNEESEDTLKISQPREAKKVIKKNDKSYDRIADHIGYLPSVMISPYDSNLISDSGESRRKFLDSMISQTDSGYLYDLIQYQKTIQQRNALLKYFAKNRVWDKDSLEIYDDPITKSGTKIFEKRREFVAKLNPIVQNFYQIISGGRESVSVIYESHLLEGFDATQPDRKFRELLIESLERDRMLTYTSKGIHKDDLLFEMDSVLIKKIGSQGQQKSFLISLKLAQMSLIKELTNKTPILLLDDIFDKLDDTRVAQLIKLVNQENFGQIFITDTHRERTENVVKKINEESIIFEI from the coding sequence ATGATCATCAACAAACTTACCCTTTACAATTTTAAAAATCATTCTGAAAAAAAGTTTGAATTTTCCCCGCAAATCAACTGCTTTGTAGGAAATAACGGCGTTGGGAAAACCAATATTCTCGATGCACTGCATTATCTTTCTGTAGGAAAAAGTTTCTTGGGAAATACCGATATCAACAACATCAAAAAAGATGAAGATTTTTTCACCCTAGATGCTGAAATTCAGAATGAAGAGAGTGAGGATACTTTAAAAATATCTCAACCGAGAGAAGCAAAAAAAGTTATTAAAAAGAATGATAAAAGCTACGATAGAATAGCCGATCATATTGGTTATTTGCCAAGTGTGATGATTTCTCCGTACGATTCAAACCTTATTTCAGATTCTGGGGAAAGTCGCAGGAAATTTTTAGATTCTATGATTTCTCAGACCGATTCTGGATATCTTTATGATCTGATTCAGTATCAGAAAACGATTCAGCAACGAAATGCTTTATTAAAATATTTTGCAAAAAACAGAGTTTGGGATAAAGATTCATTGGAGATTTATGATGATCCGATCACAAAATCCGGCACTAAAATCTTTGAAAAAAGAAGAGAATTTGTCGCAAAACTGAATCCTATTGTTCAGAATTTCTATCAAATTATTTCTGGCGGGAGAGAAAGTGTTTCTGTTATTTATGAATCTCATTTATTGGAAGGCTTCGACGCCACTCAGCCTGACAGAAAATTTCGTGAACTTTTAATTGAAAGTTTAGAAAGAGACAGAATGCTTACTTACACTTCAAAAGGAATTCACAAAGATGATTTACTTTTTGAAATGGATTCTGTTTTAATTAAAAAAATAGGTTCACAAGGACAGCAGAAATCGTTTTTAATTTCATTAAAACTAGCTCAAATGAGTCTGATAAAAGAACTAACGAATAAAACACCAATACTTTTACTTGATGATATTTTTGATAAGCTTGATGATACAAGAGTTGCTCAGTTGATAAAATTGGTAAATCAAGAAAATTTCGGGCAGATTTTCATTACAGATACGCACAGAGAACGTACCGAAAATGTTGTGAAAAAGATTAATGAAGAGAGCATAATTTTTGAGATATGA
- a CDS encoding type II toxin-antitoxin system RelE/ParE family toxin, translated as MAKIKIEWSHFAKQQRDDIFEYWNNRNKSINYSKKLRNIIKDKTNQLKIYPFTGKKLFSENIRTLVFKNYSLVYNIEKDTVFIVAFWENHQNPEKLESILGL; from the coding sequence ATGGCTAAAATAAAAATTGAATGGTCACATTTTGCAAAACAACAAAGAGATGACATTTTTGAATATTGGAATAACAGAAATAAAAGCATAAACTATTCAAAAAAATTAAGAAATATCATTAAAGACAAGACTAATCAATTAAAAATCTACCCTTTTACAGGTAAAAAATTATTCAGCGAGAATATTCGAACATTAGTCTTCAAAAATTACAGTTTAGTATATAATATAGAAAAAGATACCGTTTTCATCGTCGCATTTTGGGAAAACCATCAAAATCCTGAAAAACTTGAAAGCATTTTAGGATTATGA